In Deltaproteobacteria bacterium, a single genomic region encodes these proteins:
- a CDS encoding aldo/keto reductase, which translates to DMGEEALSEMIRELKKEPRFRYFGVSVYSPEYALRALGIDEVDFVQLPYNVFDQRAFFQGVFDFAREHDKKVFVRSIYLQGLLLMNPEDLQGEWTFSRSPLESFARYASSHRLPPKLLALAFVVRTAPGAMFVIGAETPDQVSENLTLFQEAETVPLPEMHPLASNDPRLINPSFWPR; encoded by the coding sequence TGGACATGGGTGAAGAGGCTCTTTCGGAGATGATCAGGGAGTTGAAAAAGGAACCAAGGTTCAGATACTTCGGCGTCTCGGTCTATTCCCCTGAATATGCTCTGAGGGCCCTGGGAATCGATGAGGTTGATTTCGTCCAGTTGCCGTATAATGTTTTTGACCAGCGCGCCTTTTTCCAAGGGGTTTTCGATTTTGCAAGGGAGCATGATAAAAAAGTATTTGTTCGAAGCATATATTTGCAGGGTCTCCTATTAATGAATCCGGAAGACCTCCAGGGCGAGTGGACCTTTTCAAGGTCTCCGCTGGAATCTTTTGCCCGATATGCCTCCTCCCATCGCTTGCCCCCGAAATTGCTGGCCCTGGCCTTTGTGGTACGGACTGCCCCTGGAGCGATGTTCGTGATAGGGGCCGAAACCCCGGATCAAGTCTCGGAAAACCTGACCCTCTTCCAGGAAGCAGAGACCGTCCCCTTACCCGAAATGCATCCATTGGCTTCCAATGATCCCAGGCTTATCAATCCATCCTTTTGGCCGAGGTAG
- a CDS encoding glycosyltransferase family protein gives MKIIGIIQARMSSTRLPGKVLLEAAGKPLILHMLERMSRCNSLDSLWLATSEERDDDLLAETVEAAGYQVFRGSLENVLSRFWRICKKEKADIVVRLTGDCPLHDPEVVDSVVDFFLKGGGAYDYASNVLPPTYPDGLDTEVFSAQALQEAYQEASLDFDLEHVSPYIRRTTKERGRMGNFYGPADFSHLRWTLDEPEDYVFIRSVYEDLYPAKKTFGWLDVIAWQTREPERLQINAMHKRNEGSSGG, from the coding sequence ATGAAAATTATAGGAATCATCCAGGCGAGAATGTCCTCGACCAGGTTGCCTGGAAAGGTCTTGCTCGAGGCTGCGGGTAAGCCCCTGATCCTTCATATGCTGGAGCGGATGAGCCGATGCAATTCCCTGGACTCCTTATGGCTCGCCACTTCCGAGGAAAGGGATGACGATCTCCTTGCGGAGACCGTCGAGGCGGCCGGGTACCAGGTGTTCAGGGGAAGTCTTGAAAATGTACTTTCCCGGTTTTGGCGCATTTGTAAAAAGGAGAAGGCAGACATTGTGGTGAGATTGACGGGAGACTGCCCACTCCACGATCCGGAGGTCGTCGATTCTGTTGTCGATTTTTTCTTAAAAGGCGGGGGGGCTTATGATTACGCCTCCAATGTCCTGCCGCCCACTTATCCTGACGGCCTGGATACTGAAGTTTTTTCGGCTCAGGCCCTTCAAGAGGCCTATCAAGAAGCATCCCTGGATTTTGACCTGGAACACGTGTCCCCTTATATCCGCCGTACGACCAAAGAAAGGGGACGGATGGGGAATTTTTACGGGCCTGCTGATTTTTCCCACTTGCGCTGGACACTGGACGAACCCGAGGATTATGTCTTTATCAGGTCGGTCTACGAGGACCTTTACCCCGCAAAAAAAACGTTTGGATGGCTGGACGTGATCGCATGGCAAACAAGGGAACCCGAGAGGCTTCAAATCAATGCCATGCACAAGAGGAATGAAGGCTCATCGGGTGGGTGA